In Halobacteroides halobius DSM 5150, the genomic window GAGATTTAGATTTTGTTTCCTTTGATAATTATCCAGTTTGGGGAGGGTTAGCTAAACCTGTTAATCCTGAGACTACAGCATTTAATCATGATTTAATGTATGGCTTAAAAAATCAGCCGTTTTGGATAATGGAAGAGTTAATTGGTGCACAAGGTTGGGATCAAATTGGTTACTTACCACGTCCTAATCAGGCTAAAATGTGGACTTATCAAGCTCTAGGTCATGGAGCAGAAGCTATTATTTTCTTTAGATGGCGTGCTTGTCGCTTTGGAACAGAGCAATTTTGCCATGGTATTTTAGATCATGATGGTAAACCTAAACGGAAATACAAAGAAATCAAAGAAATCAAAGAAGAATTAGACTTAGCTGGAGATGATTTTACTAATAGTACAAGGAAAGCTAAAGTAGCCTTGTATCATTCCTATGATAATATGTGGGCTTGGCAGATTCAACCTCAAAGTTCAGCTTTTGATTATAGAGAAGAAGTAGAAAAAATTTATCGACCTTTCTTTAATAAAAATATTAATGTTAATGTGATTAGTCAACTCAGTAATTTAGAGCAATATGAAATCTTAGTGTTACCAATTTTATTTTTAGTTAATAGCGACTGGATTAAAGAAATTGAATCTTTTGTTACTAATGGTGGTAAATTAGTTCTCACTTATCGTAACGGAGTTAAAGATGAAAATAATATAGTCACCGATAAAACTTTACCAGGATTCTTTTCTGAATTAGCTGGAATAGAAATAAATGAATATGAATCTTTGCAAGTGAATCAGCAAAACTCAGTCGTTTTTGAGAACAAAGAATATGATACAAGAGTCTGGTCAGATTTAATTACTCTTACTGGAGCTAAAAGTTTAGCAGAATATAATCAGAACTTTTATGCCGGAACACCTGCTATTACGGAAAATAAATATGGTCAAGGAGAAGTTTATTATATTGGGTGTTCACCAGATGATAAGTTATTAAGTTACTTATATGAACGAATTCTAATAAAAACAAGTCTTAATGCAATTGAAACTGAAAAAGGAGTAGAAATAATTAAAAAAACAGGAGAGAAAAACAATTATTTAATTGCTTTAAATCATAACTCGCAATCATATAAAATTAACTTATCTAAAACGTATAAAACAATTGATGGTAAACAAGCAAAAACAGAATTGCAGTTACAACCATTTGATGGAATAATTTTAAAGCAGGATATTTGATCAATGGAGCACATTAGGAGGATTTAAAATATGAATCAAAAGATTAACTTTGATGTAATGAAGCAACTAAATGTTTCTTTAATTATGGAATGTATTAGAGAAAAAGGGCCAATCTCTAGAGCAGATATAGCAGAATTAACTGGTCTAACGCCTGCTAGCATTTCTAAAATTACTAGAGAATTAATAAAAAAGAACTTTATTAGAGAGAATGGATTAGGAAAATCTAGTGGAGGTCGCCCCCCTGTGTTATTAGAATTAAATCCTAAAGCAGGCTATATTATTGGGGTTAACCTTGGCCCTGAAATTCTTGAAGTAATAATTACTAATTTAGAAGCAGATATTTTAGTTAATAATAGCAAAACATTAGAAAATTTAGAACAAAATTATGTACTAGATGAATTATTTAATTTGATTTATCAAACAATCGCAGAAAGTAAAGTTGATAAAGAAGAAATTATAGGAATTGGAATGGCAGTTCACGGTTTAATTAATAGTGAAACAGGAATTTCAATATTTGCTCCACATTATAATTGGAAAAATGTAGCTATTAAAAAACTAATTGAAGAAGAATTTCAGATTCCTACTTTTATTGATAATGATGCTCGAGCTATGGCTCTAGGGGAACAATGGTTTGGGATTGCTCGTAATTCAGATGATTTTATTACTATTAATATTGGGAATGGGATTGGTTCTGGAATTGTGATTAATGGAGAATTGTATCAAGGGGTTAATTATAGTGCAGGAGAGATAGGTCATATAGTAGTTGATAATGATGGTCCTAAGTGTAGTTGTGGTAATTATGGTTGCCTAGAAAGTTTAGCTTCTAATCCTAGAATCACAGAACGAGCTAGAAAGTTAATTAAACAAGGGGCCAAAAGTAAAATTACTAATTTGGTTAATGACAACTTAGATGCTATTAATATCCAACATGTTTGTTTAGCAGCAAAGCAGAGAGATGAAGT contains:
- a CDS encoding ROK family transcriptional regulator — protein: MNQKINFDVMKQLNVSLIMECIREKGPISRADIAELTGLTPASISKITRELIKKNFIRENGLGKSSGGRPPVLLELNPKAGYIIGVNLGPEILEVIITNLEADILVNNSKTLENLEQNYVLDELFNLIYQTIAESKVDKEEIIGIGMAVHGLINSETGISIFAPHYNWKNVAIKKLIEEEFQIPTFIDNDARAMALGEQWFGIARNSDDFITINIGNGIGSGIVINGELYQGVNYSAGEIGHIVVDNDGPKCSCGNYGCLESLASNPRITERARKLIKQGAKSKITNLVNDNLDAINIQHVCLAAKQRDEVAQQVLKEVGRYLGIGIAYLLNILNPELIVIVGDINEAKGYIFKYIKEVIEVKALEVPAENIKILATKLKGQAATIGGVTLVLKELFAGPELLE
- a CDS encoding beta-galactosidase, which gives rise to MYFGVDYYPEHWPEERWETDIKMMKELGINVVRIAEFGWSVIEPKEGQYNFSLYDKVIDLLHQYDIDVILGTPTATPPAWLIEKHPNILQINKQGQRNNFGGRRHYCFNNLNYQRYTHKIVTQMVEHYNDNEAVIGWQIDNEFGHEASDKCYCDDCQKEFQNWLKEKYSTLENLNQTWGTVFWSQSYNSWDQIPTPKETWTAHNPSLLLDFYRFSSDSIVDYQKMQVDIIREKVAEQWITHNLIFTGHTLNLDNLARDLDFVSFDNYPVWGGLAKPVNPETTAFNHDLMYGLKNQPFWIMEELIGAQGWDQIGYLPRPNQAKMWTYQALGHGAEAIIFFRWRACRFGTEQFCHGILDHDGKPKRKYKEIKEIKEELDLAGDDFTNSTRKAKVALYHSYDNMWAWQIQPQSSAFDYREEVEKIYRPFFNKNINVNVISQLSNLEQYEILVLPILFLVNSDWIKEIESFVTNGGKLVLTYRNGVKDENNIVTDKTLPGFFSELAGIEINEYESLQVNQQNSVVFENKEYDTRVWSDLITLTGAKSLAEYNQNFYAGTPAITENKYGQGEVYYIGCSPDDKLLSYLYERILIKTSLNAIETEKGVEIIKKTGEKNNYLIALNHNSQSYKINLSKTYKTIDGKQAKTELQLQPFDGIILKQDI